One genomic region from Mesorhizobium terrae encodes:
- a CDS encoding terminase large subunit domain-containing protein: MRPILYGYQRRWFDDRSRFKLGKFARQTGKTFTTTLETVDDSFEHVVRQARTRWVILSRGERQAREAMDEGVKLHARAYGMTFQEYEQDYDIGAVRYTALEVALPHGSRILALPANPDTARGFSANVFLDEFAFHKDSAAIWKALFPVISAGWKLRVTSTPNGKSGKFYELDTGTDSAWSRHAVDIYQAVADGLPRDIEELRAGLADEDAWAQEYELKYLDEASSWLSYELISSVEDARAGEPEAYQGGVCFVGVDIGRRNDLFVIWVLEQVGDVLWTREIVEMKRATFAAQDQALDEVMRRYRVGRACMDQTGMGEKPVEDAQRRYGEHRIEGVLFTGPNKLVMATAGKERFEDRTIRIPEGRPALRSDLHKLRKVAGPTGAPRFVAERDDDHADRAWACFLAVNAAAGPRYQYGYEPVSSRREAALNRRGFERADDDDFGDDDAFRGPLGASIRGGTW, encoded by the coding sequence ATGCGGCCGATCCTCTATGGCTACCAGCGCCGCTGGTTCGACGACCGCTCCCGCTTCAAGCTGGGCAAGTTCGCGCGACAGACCGGCAAGACCTTCACGACGACGCTGGAGACCGTCGACGACAGTTTCGAACATGTAGTCAGGCAGGCGCGCACGCGCTGGGTGATCCTGTCGCGCGGCGAACGCCAGGCGCGCGAGGCGATGGACGAGGGCGTCAAGCTGCATGCCAGGGCCTATGGCATGACTTTCCAGGAGTATGAGCAGGACTACGATATCGGCGCGGTCCGATACACCGCGCTCGAAGTGGCGTTGCCGCACGGCTCGCGTATCCTGGCGCTGCCCGCCAATCCCGATACGGCGCGCGGTTTTTCGGCCAATGTCTTCCTCGACGAATTCGCCTTCCACAAGGACAGCGCCGCCATCTGGAAGGCGCTGTTTCCGGTGATCTCGGCCGGCTGGAAGCTGCGTGTCACGTCCACGCCCAACGGCAAGTCGGGCAAGTTCTACGAGCTCGACACCGGTACCGACAGCGCCTGGTCGCGCCATGCCGTCGATATCTACCAGGCGGTGGCCGACGGACTGCCGCGCGACATCGAGGAACTGCGCGCCGGCCTCGCCGACGAGGATGCCTGGGCGCAGGAATACGAGCTGAAATATCTCGACGAGGCGTCGAGCTGGTTGTCCTACGAACTGATCAGTTCGGTCGAGGATGCGCGGGCCGGCGAGCCGGAAGCCTATCAGGGCGGCGTTTGCTTCGTCGGCGTCGACATCGGCCGCCGCAACGACCTCTTCGTCATCTGGGTGCTGGAACAGGTCGGCGACGTTTTGTGGACGCGCGAGATCGTCGAGATGAAGCGCGCCACCTTCGCCGCGCAGGACCAGGCGCTGGACGAGGTGATGCGGCGCTACCGCGTCGGCCGGGCCTGCATGGACCAGACTGGCATGGGTGAAAAGCCTGTCGAGGATGCGCAGCGCCGTTATGGCGAACACCGCATCGAGGGTGTCCTGTTTACCGGGCCGAACAAGCTGGTGATGGCGACGGCGGGCAAGGAACGTTTCGAGGACCGCACCATCCGTATTCCCGAAGGGCGGCCGGCCTTGCGGTCCGACCTGCACAAATTGCGCAAGGTGGCCGGTCCGACCGGCGCGCCGCGCTTCGTCGCCGAACGCGACGACGACCATGCCGACCGCGCCTGGGCCTGTTTCCTGGCGGTCAATGCCGCCGCCGGCCCGCGTTACCAATATGGCTACGAGCCGGTTTCAAGCCGCCGTGAAGCGGCATTGAACAGGCGCGGCTTCGAGCGTGCGGACGACGATGATTTCGGCGACGACGATGCCTTTCGCGGGCCGCTCGGCGCCTCGATCCGGGGAGGGACCTGGTGA
- a CDS encoding DUF935 domain-containing protein, translating into MVQILDAYGRPIDRKALVQEREGPTLTGVRSPMSGYPADGLNPIRLAAILREADQGDPVRYLELAEQIEERDLHYLGVIGTRKRSVAQLEVTVDAASDAAADVEKADRIRAWLQRDELQDETFDVLDSVGKGYSFTRIQWDTSEGQWQPKRLDRWDQRWFRFARQDLATPLMLDEDGRELPLPPGEFIFAVMKAKSGLPMRSGLARVAAWAWMFKAFANRDWAIFTQTYGQPIRIGKYGADATDDDKRKLYRAVANIAGDCAAIMPDGMAIEFVEAKSIGASIDLYEKRVDWLDRQVSKAVLGQTTTTDAISGGHAVSEEHRKVQEDIERADARALAAILNRDLVRLWIDLEYGPQKAYPRLTIARPEKEDLAQLSTALSQLVPIGLRVQASEIRDKFGLAEPGPQDEVLAPAVPKEPGRAERSEKPREKPALQHQHTPAAALPDELIGQQGANLGAPAVAALVDRVRGLVGRAGSLEAAEAVLFRVAAVERTPAELVTALRQAMLLAWLAGEAAEVDRGD; encoded by the coding sequence ATGGTGCAGATCCTCGACGCCTATGGCAGGCCGATAGACCGGAAAGCGCTGGTGCAGGAACGCGAGGGGCCGACGCTGACCGGTGTGCGCTCGCCAATGTCAGGCTATCCGGCAGACGGGCTGAACCCGATCAGGCTCGCCGCCATCCTACGCGAAGCCGACCAGGGCGACCCGGTGCGCTATCTCGAGCTCGCCGAACAGATCGAGGAACGCGACCTGCATTATCTCGGCGTCATCGGCACCCGCAAACGGTCGGTGGCGCAGCTCGAGGTGACGGTGGATGCCGCAAGCGATGCCGCCGCCGATGTCGAGAAGGCGGACCGGATCCGCGCCTGGCTGCAGCGCGACGAATTGCAGGACGAGACCTTCGACGTGCTGGACAGCGTCGGCAAGGGTTATTCCTTCACCCGCATCCAATGGGACACATCGGAAGGGCAATGGCAGCCGAAGCGGCTCGACCGCTGGGACCAGCGCTGGTTCCGTTTCGCCAGGCAGGATCTCGCCACGCCGCTGATGCTGGACGAGGACGGCCGCGAACTGCCGCTGCCGCCCGGCGAATTCATCTTCGCGGTGATGAAGGCGAAGTCCGGCCTGCCGATGCGTTCCGGCCTGGCGCGCGTCGCCGCCTGGGCCTGGATGTTCAAGGCCTTCGCCAACCGCGACTGGGCGATCTTCACCCAGACCTATGGGCAGCCGATCCGCATCGGCAAATATGGCGCCGACGCCACCGACGACGACAAGCGCAAGCTCTATCGGGCGGTGGCCAATATCGCTGGCGATTGCGCCGCGATCATGCCGGACGGCATGGCGATCGAGTTCGTCGAGGCGAAATCGATCGGCGCCTCGATCGACCTTTATGAAAAGCGCGTCGACTGGCTGGACCGGCAGGTCTCCAAGGCGGTGCTCGGCCAGACCACGACGACAGACGCCATCTCCGGCGGCCATGCCGTGTCGGAGGAACACCGCAAGGTGCAGGAGGACATCGAGCGCGCCGACGCCCGCGCGCTGGCCGCGATCCTCAACCGCGATCTGGTCAGGCTGTGGATCGACCTCGAATACGGGCCGCAGAAAGCCTATCCGCGGCTAACCATCGCCCGGCCGGAAAAGGAGGACCTGGCGCAATTGTCGACGGCGCTGTCACAGCTGGTGCCGATCGGGCTCAGGGTGCAGGCCTCGGAGATCCGCGACAAGTTCGGCCTGGCCGAACCCGGCCCGCAGGACGAGGTGCTGGCGCCGGCGGTGCCGAAAGAGCCGGGCAGGGCCGAGCGGTCGGAAAAGCCCCGAGAGAAGCCTGCGCTGCAGCATCAGCACACGCCAGCCGCCGCCTTGCCGGACGAGCTGATCGGGCAGCAGGGCGCGAATCTCGGTGCGCCGGCTGTAGCCGCGTTAGTCGACCGCGTGCGCGGGTTGGTTGGCCGCGCCGGCAGCCTGGAGGCGGCCGAGGCGGTTCTGTTTCGCGTTGCCGCGGTCGAGCGCACGCCGGCCGAGCTGGTGACCGCGCTGCGGCAGGCGATGCTTCTGGCCTGGCTGGCCGGCGAGGCGGCGGAGGTCGACCGTGGCGACTAG
- a CDS encoding phage minor head protein — translation MRFDEAIDFLRRRLALPPERWLELLRAVDAGATDRAAGMSDALVHDITQAVLDALEEGTGLPGFLAEWDGIVERHGWESDGRRAALAFRIATAQAYAAGRWQQIQRLKHIRPYLRYVHVDPALTQPGSREEHAAWHGVILPVDHDWWQTHYPPNGWNCRCYVQSLSARDIARYGWSVDEDAPPERTIIKWQHGRPVEMPAGIDPGFGVNVGVVGLRLPS, via the coding sequence GTGCGTTTCGACGAGGCTATCGATTTCCTGCGACGCCGGCTGGCGCTGCCGCCCGAACGCTGGCTCGAACTGTTGCGCGCCGTCGACGCCGGGGCAACCGACCGCGCCGCCGGCATGAGCGATGCGCTGGTGCATGACATCACGCAGGCCGTGCTCGACGCGCTGGAGGAGGGCACGGGCCTGCCGGGGTTCCTGGCCGAATGGGACGGGATCGTCGAGCGGCACGGCTGGGAGAGCGACGGCCGGCGCGCCGCGCTCGCCTTTCGTATCGCCACCGCGCAGGCCTATGCCGCGGGGCGCTGGCAGCAGATCCAGCGGCTGAAACATATCAGGCCCTATCTTCGCTACGTCCATGTCGACCCGGCGCTCACGCAACCAGGCAGCCGCGAGGAACACGCCGCCTGGCATGGGGTCATCCTTCCTGTCGACCACGACTGGTGGCAAACGCATTATCCGCCGAACGGCTGGAACTGTCGCTGCTACGTGCAGTCCCTGTCGGCGCGGGATATCGCTCGCTACGGCTGGTCGGTTGATGAGGACGCGCCGCCCGAACGCACCATCATCAAGTGGCAACACGGCCGTCCGGTCGAGATGCCGGCCGGCATCGATCCGGGCTTTGGTGTGAATGTTGGGGTCGTCGGGCTCCGGTTGCCCAGTTGA
- a CDS encoding PIN domain-containing protein, whose protein sequence is MSLLAATQIPKPADEQAFERASVVLWRSLLNDRSVQRNGRRGQRQNGVDLFGIRDNDTDWLVGIQCKLKSEGHFLTEAEVRSEVRKALTFKPLLREFYITTTASDDVAMQELARVITTELAKSNHKLRVFVWGWNTLEEKINEDADARNSFDPTYDPFSGKLLDETRAMLVAQHETRADMSAGFSRIEAMITEVSALRVVPPGDTTVAMSLLEEHLDAEIDEYRELNNNGKTLTALPLLERLLDRVKTSASGRILFRIKANIGHCLVALGKDDDAAAMLLASYSHAPDEPKAVANKAFGHLLREEYEEVLAFGSSMLEANPTNEWLAGYVVQAARFDTSISDPLGIVPEQLHATASVQIGRIDFVRRNGKPGDWWPIARKVFEAHPLEPYAMQFAAEADLEEILASEGFQNRRLLSPTERSRLEAAATILISRWDHARVADGAIRPEDAAVCCNILVTLHALGNLNAAIDIAHQGLSLAPNDVEIITRAAVVAIDADDELFARSLLAKLPRSSDAAVLKFRFHAARGDWEEVVRIAEDDALLIPASEAPAILTTGKLAKIKISHGDQETLRQQISSIASEASGDARASIIVADFARREGIQGIADDTYKVALTHISDESHVADRLMVAHHAARRGDYSIVVDLLDNHVAEDHDNDELRTLARALVNDYPIRQRALAFFERLSVELRALPFFLNAEGLLHFNRGALSEAEAALRKAVQVRPDLENYLALISVLYRSDRNDELKEVVEAIDLKTVDGTPGQKMFLAQIVRKIGEGAKALEYAYEVLRSARNDQNAALRYFGLIMMNPADGLIPPVETVAVGTWVSLESDKHETHAFLIEEGSDRPAEDILSPAHPTVAAALGLKINDEFEMPAGFGRVRKWRVVEIKHKYLHALHDVMENFEKRFPDTKGFYKVTIEDDNIQPALDQVRRVSESNRKLADLYLENNYPISLVVSRGDRDAISFVDYIRFLDFDIRTCAGTEAERVAAEKILSDYRHTGAVLDTYTAWTVATMDAFAALKSVVGSVIVPQSVIDELRTLRDDQEFVGQEAMTIAWHDGEYIKQEFTAGDVAVRRNYIIEKIARIEAACDIRPVIIENKPSELAILTHQSLGAHVLDAANLAGTKHILLSEDMNFRQFGEAACSTRGVWLQAVFAFARALGTIDQRDYVDLVVKLAWHRHGHLSLDAATLLVAYEDSRERNLENFKALAHFMGTKNADMRSHINVAVEFLNQLWLVSDQFDVACQQATGVLLEQMIRYHSTHWALVLTLIKRECAAPIQQYIGRWLVGHFLPTEDVSRAEIQIEERMKQLSVSQANRGI, encoded by the coding sequence ATGTCACTTCTTGCCGCAACCCAGATCCCCAAGCCAGCTGACGAACAAGCTTTCGAGCGCGCTTCAGTTGTGCTGTGGCGCAGCTTGCTCAACGATCGATCGGTGCAGCGGAACGGTCGACGGGGGCAACGACAGAATGGCGTCGATCTCTTCGGAATTCGTGACAATGACACGGATTGGCTGGTTGGCATTCAATGCAAACTCAAAAGTGAAGGACATTTCCTCACAGAGGCAGAAGTTCGCAGTGAGGTCCGGAAGGCTCTGACATTCAAGCCTCTTCTTAGAGAATTCTACATAACGACAACTGCATCGGATGATGTCGCGATGCAGGAACTCGCGCGTGTCATCACGACGGAGCTAGCGAAATCAAATCACAAACTTCGCGTCTTCGTTTGGGGGTGGAATACGCTGGAAGAAAAAATCAACGAGGATGCCGACGCCCGCAACTCGTTCGATCCAACCTACGACCCGTTCAGTGGGAAACTTCTAGACGAAACGCGGGCGATGCTCGTTGCTCAGCATGAGACACGTGCGGACATGAGCGCTGGCTTCTCTCGTATAGAAGCAATGATCACCGAAGTAAGCGCGCTGAGGGTTGTGCCACCAGGTGACACAACAGTCGCAATGAGCTTGCTTGAGGAGCATCTCGATGCCGAGATCGACGAATATCGCGAACTGAACAACAACGGAAAAACGCTGACCGCATTACCGCTGCTGGAAAGGCTCCTGGATCGTGTCAAGACATCAGCTTCCGGTCGCATCCTCTTCCGCATAAAAGCGAACATCGGCCATTGCCTGGTGGCGCTCGGCAAGGACGATGACGCCGCCGCGATGTTGCTGGCATCCTACAGCCACGCGCCTGACGAGCCCAAAGCTGTTGCAAACAAGGCTTTCGGGCACTTGCTGAGGGAGGAATACGAGGAGGTTCTGGCATTCGGAAGCTCAATGCTGGAAGCCAATCCAACGAATGAATGGCTCGCAGGCTACGTCGTACAGGCCGCCAGGTTCGATACATCGATCAGCGATCCGCTCGGCATCGTTCCTGAACAACTGCACGCAACTGCTTCAGTTCAGATCGGAAGGATTGATTTCGTCAGACGCAATGGCAAGCCGGGTGATTGGTGGCCGATCGCTCGAAAGGTGTTTGAAGCACATCCCCTGGAGCCTTATGCGATGCAATTTGCAGCGGAGGCTGACCTCGAGGAAATATTAGCAAGTGAAGGCTTTCAAAACCGGCGCCTGCTCTCACCGACGGAACGAAGTAGGCTCGAAGCTGCAGCAACAATACTCATTTCACGATGGGATCATGCGAGGGTTGCTGACGGTGCAATACGGCCAGAGGATGCAGCTGTTTGCTGCAATATCTTGGTTACGCTTCATGCCCTCGGCAACCTGAATGCAGCGATCGACATCGCACATCAAGGGCTCTCGCTAGCGCCTAATGACGTCGAGATCATTACCCGCGCAGCCGTAGTCGCCATCGACGCCGATGACGAGCTCTTCGCTCGATCGCTCCTTGCTAAGCTACCGAGAAGTTCGGACGCAGCTGTCCTAAAGTTCCGATTTCACGCCGCACGTGGAGATTGGGAAGAAGTAGTGCGTATCGCTGAGGATGACGCTTTGTTGATCCCAGCGTCGGAAGCCCCGGCTATCTTAACGACCGGAAAGCTAGCAAAGATTAAGATCAGTCATGGTGATCAGGAAACGCTCAGGCAACAGATATCCTCTATTGCCTCCGAGGCCTCTGGCGATGCTCGCGCCAGCATTATCGTCGCTGACTTTGCGCGAAGAGAAGGAATTCAGGGCATTGCTGATGATACCTACAAAGTAGCCCTCACCCATATCAGTGATGAAAGTCACGTCGCGGACAGGTTGATGGTGGCACATCATGCGGCACGGCGCGGAGATTATTCGATCGTCGTGGACCTGTTGGACAATCATGTAGCGGAAGACCATGACAATGACGAATTGCGGACACTTGCACGCGCATTGGTCAATGATTACCCCATCCGGCAGCGTGCCTTGGCTTTCTTCGAACGATTGTCCGTCGAGTTAAGAGCACTCCCCTTCTTCCTGAATGCTGAAGGTTTGTTGCACTTCAACCGCGGCGCCCTCTCCGAAGCAGAAGCGGCACTCAGAAAGGCCGTCCAGGTACGACCGGACCTTGAAAACTACCTTGCGCTCATCTCGGTGCTCTACCGCTCAGATCGAAATGACGAATTGAAAGAGGTCGTTGAAGCAATCGATCTCAAGACGGTGGATGGAACACCTGGTCAGAAGATGTTCCTAGCCCAAATCGTGCGAAAGATCGGGGAGGGAGCCAAAGCACTCGAGTACGCCTATGAAGTACTCCGATCTGCTAGAAATGACCAGAACGCAGCTCTTCGCTATTTCGGTCTCATCATGATGAATCCGGCGGACGGTCTCATCCCGCCTGTTGAAACCGTAGCAGTTGGAACATGGGTCAGCCTAGAAAGCGATAAGCACGAGACGCATGCGTTCCTCATTGAAGAAGGCAGTGATCGACCTGCCGAGGATATCTTGAGCCCAGCTCATCCGACTGTTGCGGCGGCCCTTGGTCTGAAGATCAATGACGAATTCGAGATGCCGGCTGGTTTTGGCCGGGTTCGAAAGTGGCGTGTCGTAGAGATCAAGCACAAATATCTCCACGCTTTGCACGACGTCATGGAGAATTTCGAGAAAAGATTTCCGGATACCAAGGGCTTCTACAAAGTCACGATCGAGGATGACAATATCCAGCCAGCGCTGGATCAGGTTCGTCGCGTATCGGAGAGCAATCGAAAGCTCGCCGATCTCTATCTGGAGAACAACTATCCCATCAGCCTAGTTGTCTCGAGGGGCGACCGCGACGCCATCAGTTTTGTGGACTATATCCGCTTTCTCGACTTCGATATCCGCACGTGCGCAGGCACCGAAGCGGAGCGTGTAGCAGCGGAGAAAATACTAAGCGATTACAGACATACTGGCGCGGTCCTTGATACCTACACGGCATGGACAGTTGCCACGATGGATGCTTTCGCAGCACTGAAGTCGGTGGTTGGATCGGTGATAGTTCCTCAATCCGTTATTGATGAGTTAAGAACGCTAAGAGACGATCAGGAATTTGTTGGCCAAGAGGCGATGACAATCGCTTGGCATGATGGCGAATACATCAAGCAGGAATTCACTGCAGGCGATGTCGCAGTTCGTCGCAACTATATCATAGAGAAAATCGCCAGGATCGAGGCAGCTTGCGATATTCGGCCGGTCATTATTGAAAACAAGCCATCTGAGTTGGCGATCTTGACCCACCAATCCTTGGGTGCCCATGTGCTCGACGCGGCTAATCTCGCAGGAACGAAGCACATTCTCCTCTCCGAGGACATGAACTTCCGCCAGTTTGGTGAAGCAGCCTGTTCAACCAGAGGTGTATGGCTTCAGGCCGTGTTTGCATTCGCACGCGCACTCGGAACCATCGACCAGCGTGACTATGTTGATCTTGTTGTAAAACTCGCGTGGCATCGTCACGGCCACCTCTCGTTGGACGCCGCCACGTTGCTTGTCGCCTATGAGGACAGTCGAGAGAGAAATCTGGAAAACTTCAAGGCGCTCGCTCATTTTATGGGTACCAAAAATGCAGACATGCGATCGCATATCAATGTAGCAGTGGAGTTCCTCAATCAGCTTTGGCTCGTAAGCGACCAGTTCGATGTCGCCTGCCAGCAGGCCACAGGCGTCCTGCTAGAACAGATGATACGATATCACTCCACCCATTGGGCGCTTGTTCTTACTTTGATCAAAAGGGAGTGTGCTGCCCCCATCCAGCAGTATATCGGCCGCTGGCTTGTCGGCCATTTCCTTCCTACTGAGGATGTCAGCCGCGCAGAAATTCAAATTGAGGAGCGGATGAAGCAACTAAGCGTCAGCCAAGCAAATCGTGGCATTTAG
- a CDS encoding phage protease: MLRSSLHSAEIAAVALCAAVGLPEGAPDWVHLLPAGEIRTGDGRGPYRVPDAARLATASLGAGERLPIDENHATDLAAPRGEPAPARGWIVELQARADGVWGRVEWTEDGRHLVASRAYRGISPAIQHAADGTVTAILRASLVNRPNLRGLTTLHQETEMNPLLEKLLAALGLPATTAEDAALAAVTTLHAEKAKSLTALQAALDPIAVALGLQAGIDAGAVLTGAQALATGKGGKDSEQALTALQSELATVTKSLNSLQETTKREKAEAYVDGAIKAGRVGVKPLRDRYIAMHMADPAGTAELIAGLPVLGGGGEIVPPPAPAGEIALQAEQRQAARLLGIAEKDYLATLKAERQA; this comes from the coding sequence ATGCTTCGCTCCTCGCTTCACTCCGCCGAAATCGCCGCCGTGGCGCTCTGCGCCGCCGTCGGCTTGCCTGAGGGCGCGCCTGATTGGGTGCATCTTCTTCCAGCCGGCGAGATCCGCACCGGCGATGGCCGGGGGCCGTACCGCGTGCCTGACGCCGCCCGCCTGGCGACTGCGAGCCTTGGCGCCGGCGAGCGGCTGCCGATCGACGAGAACCACGCCACCGATCTCGCCGCCCCGCGTGGGGAGCCTGCGCCGGCGCGCGGCTGGATCGTCGAGTTGCAGGCGCGCGCCGACGGCGTCTGGGGCAGGGTGGAATGGACCGAGGACGGCCGCCACCTGGTCGCCAGCCGCGCCTATCGCGGCATTTCGCCGGCGATCCAGCACGCCGCCGACGGCACCGTCACCGCCATCCTGCGCGCCTCGCTGGTCAACCGGCCGAACCTGCGCGGACTGACCACGCTTCACCAGGAGACAGAGATGAACCCGCTGCTCGAAAAGTTGCTCGCCGCGCTCGGCCTGCCTGCCACTACGGCCGAGGACGCGGCACTGGCCGCTGTCACCACGCTGCATGCCGAAAAGGCGAAGTCCTTGACGGCGCTGCAGGCCGCCCTCGATCCGATTGCGGTGGCGCTCGGCCTGCAGGCTGGCATCGATGCCGGCGCCGTGCTGACCGGTGCCCAGGCGCTCGCCACCGGCAAGGGCGGCAAGGACAGCGAGCAAGCCCTTACCGCGCTGCAGAGCGAGCTCGCCACCGTCACCAAGAGCCTGAATTCCCTGCAGGAGACGACAAAACGCGAGAAAGCCGAAGCCTATGTCGACGGCGCCATCAAGGCCGGTCGCGTCGGCGTCAAGCCGCTGCGCGACCGCTACATCGCCATGCACATGGCCGATCCCGCCGGCACAGCCGAACTGATCGCCGGCCTGCCAGTGCTTGGCGGCGGTGGCGAGATCGTGCCGCCGCCGGCTCCGGCGGGCGAGATCGCGCTGCAGGCGGAACAGCGCCAGGCCGCGCGCCTGCTCGGCATCGCCGAGAAGGACTATCTCGCCACGCTGAAGGCCGAACGCCAGGCCTAG
- a CDS encoding Mu-like prophage major head subunit gpT family protein — protein sequence MLINAANLDSLRVGFKTSFQAGLGQASTLHSRISTGVPSSTKTQKYGWLGKIPNVREWIGPRAVQNLQQHDYSITEKPWELTIGVDRDDIETDNLGIYAPMFTEMGQSTGAKWDQLVFSLLKSGFSEKCYDGQYYFDIDHPVLDEAGQPVSVANTDGGAGTAWFLMDASRALKPVILQKRRDFDFQAKDKLTDDNVFMNKEFVYGADARANVGFGFWQFCWGSRQPLDAARYETARVAVSSMKGDYGRPLGLTASLMVVPPALEGTARKLLNNDYGAGGETNQWKGTAELLVVPWLA from the coding sequence ATGCTCATCAACGCCGCCAATCTCGACAGCCTGCGCGTCGGCTTCAAGACCTCGTTCCAGGCCGGCCTCGGCCAGGCCTCGACCCTGCATTCGCGCATTTCGACCGGCGTGCCGTCGTCGACCAAGACGCAGAAATATGGCTGGCTCGGCAAGATCCCCAATGTGCGCGAATGGATCGGGCCGCGCGCGGTGCAGAACCTGCAGCAGCATGACTATTCGATCACCGAAAAGCCGTGGGAACTGACCATCGGCGTCGACCGCGACGACATCGAGACCGACAATCTCGGCATCTATGCGCCGATGTTCACCGAAATGGGTCAGTCGACCGGCGCCAAATGGGACCAGCTCGTCTTCAGCCTGCTGAAATCCGGCTTCTCCGAGAAGTGTTATGACGGCCAGTATTATTTCGACATCGACCATCCGGTGCTCGACGAGGCAGGCCAGCCGGTCTCGGTCGCCAACACCGATGGCGGCGCTGGCACCGCCTGGTTCCTCATGGATGCTTCGCGCGCGCTGAAACCGGTCATCCTGCAGAAGCGCCGCGATTTCGACTTCCAGGCCAAGGACAAGCTCACCGACGACAATGTCTTCATGAACAAGGAATTCGTCTATGGCGCCGACGCGCGCGCCAATGTCGGCTTCGGCTTCTGGCAGTTCTGCTGGGGCTCGCGGCAGCCACTCGACGCCGCCCGCTACGAGACCGCGCGTGTCGCCGTCTCGTCGATGAAGGGCGACTACGGCCGCCCGCTCGGCCTTACGGCAAGCCTGATGGTGGTGCCGCCGGCGCTGGAAGGCACGGCGCGCAAATTGCTCAACAACGACTATGGCGCCGGCGGCGAGACCAACCAGTGGAAAGGCACGGCCGAATTGCTGGTCGTGCCCTGGTTGGCCTGA